The Verrucomicrobiia bacterium sequence TGGCGCGTGGGAGAGGATGCCGGGCACCACCTCGCTCAAAACGGCGGCGTTGCGTTGCAGCAGTTGCAGCCGCGTTTCGCCCGGCTTCTGCGCCACTCCGGCCGCAATAACCACCACCGATGCGCCTGCAAGGTCGGCATAATCTCCGGCCCGGACGGTCAGCGCGTGCGCGAACGGCACGGCGTGATAAATGTCATTTGCCTCGGCCTGGGCCCGGGCGCGATTGAGATCGACCAGCACGATTTCCCGGCCCACGCCGCGCATTACCAGCGCAAACGCCGAGGCCGAGCCCACCATGCCGCAACCCACGATGCCAATTTTCATAGTGACGATTACTGTAGTTCCCGGCCCGATTGCCGCCAGCCGAAAGGCGGGCGGTCAGACAAGCGTATTGAGGCACTGGGCGGGGCCGGCTCAGCTGTGCCCGGCCGTCCCTGCGTCAAAGCCTTTGAGCACGAACTGGGCAAGCATCTCCGCCACCGCTTCGGTGGGAATGAGGTCGGTATTGATGACCAGGTGGTAAAGCTGGGGGTTGGCGACGTCTTCACCGAAATACTTCTTCACGAACCGGCGCCGCCCCAGATCATGTTGCTGGATGAAATCGAGCGCCGATTTACGGGTCATGCCGCGATTCTCCGCCAGGCGTCGCACGCGCGCTTCCAGCGAGCCGACCAGGCGCACGTGCAGCACGTCCGGCAGCTTGCGCGTGACGATGCTGCTGCCGCGGCCGATGAGGATGACGTTGCCCAGCGCCGCCAGTTGCAACATGGTTTCAGTCGTTTGCTGCACGAGCGTCCACGACGCCGGGCGCAGGCCGAACACTTCGTCCATGATGTCCTGAAGTTCGGTGAGGCGGTCTTCCGGGAAGAACTTGTGCAGGCGCGCGGGCAGTTGATGATCTTCCAGCACCTTCTCGATGAGATTGCGGTCAAAAATCGTCCACGGGCGCGGCGCCTTGCGATCCGCCTCGTCCAGCAATTCGACCAGGTGACGCGCCACGACATTCGCACCGCTGCCGGCTTCCCGGGACAAGGTCACCGCGCGGAAACGT is a genomic window containing:
- a CDS encoding cytidylate kinase-like family protein, with the translated sequence MNENLRLERCQSYLSTQIKTGIRPSATPQKRFRAVTLSREAGSGANVVARHLVELLDEADRKAPRPWTIFDRNLIEKVLEDHQLPARLHKFFPEDRLTELQDIMDEVFGLRPASWTLVQQTTETMLQLAALGNVILIGRGSSIVTRKLPDVLHVRLVGSLEARVRRLAENRGMTRKSALDFIQQHDLGRRRFVKKYFGEDVANPQLYHLVINTDLIPTEAVAEMLAQFVLKGFDAGTAGHS